The Alkalihalophilus pseudofirmus nucleotide sequence GATGAAGACAATGGTCGGCCAGCTTGCCTACTACATTAAAGGGCTCGAAAAGCTGCCGCAAATTGCACCGACTCACGTTAAGATTGAATATGATGGAAAGCTGTTTGAAGGAGAAATTATGATGTTTCTCGTTTCCAATACGAATTCTGTCGGAGGGTTTGAGCGTCTCGCACCAAAGGCTTCGCTGCAGGACGGGATGTTTGACTTTATCGTTGTTAAAAAGATCTCTTTCCCAGAATTTCTGCACCTGACCACACTTGCGATGCGAGGAGAACACCTCAACCATCCAAAAGTAATGTATGTTCAGGCAAACCGTATTAAAGTGCAAGTGGAAAGCGATATGCAGCTGAACCTAGACGGTGAATACGGAGGCGTCCTTCCAGCCGAATTCGTGAACCTCTATCAACATTTTCAGATGCTTACACCGAAAAACCGGAAAAAACGTACGTAATATGTGAAGGCTGCGGGATACCTGCAGCTTTTTTGTGTTGTCGGGGTGTGGTTATAGAGGTAATTCGAATGCAAAGAGCATTATTTCGAACAAAGTGGAGCATTTTTCAATCAAGTTATCAATTATTTCGAACACAAGCCTCATTTTTTCGAACAAATCCATCAAGAATATGGAAATTCATATCCGCGCAGAACTTCCATTTCGTAATCCAATCAAACCATGCTACAATCACAAAAGGAAGAAAAGTGAAAAGGACGGCTATATTATGAGCAAACAACAAGCACCAGTTGATAAAAATCAAATCATTGAGGTTAAAATAGAAGATCTTACCCATGACGGAGCAGGTGTCGCGAAAGTAGACGGCTATGCGTTGTTTATTCCAAAGGCGCTGCCAGGGGAGAAAATTAAAGCTAAAGTAGTGAAAGTTAAAAAAGGCTACGGCTTCGCCCGAGTGATGGAGACAATTGAAGAAAGCCCGCACCGCACAGAGCCGCCATGCCCGATCTACCATCAATGCGGAGGCTGTCAGCTGCAGCATATGAGCTACGAGGCGCAGCTTACCTATAAACAAAAGCAAGTGAAAGATGTGCTCGCGCGAATCGGACAAATCACCGACATTCCCGTTCATCCGACACTCGGCATGAATGATCCGTGGCGCTACCGCAATAAAGCGCAAGTGCCGGTAGGAGAAGAGGAAGGCGGACTGATTGCTGGATTCTATCAAGAGCGGAGCCACCGTATCATCGATATGGATGAATGCTTAATTCAACATCAGGAAAATGATGATGTGGTAAGTAAAGTGAAAGAAATAGCGAAGAAATACGGTATTCGCGGTTATGATGAGGACAAGCATAAAGGAACGCTCCGCCACGTCGTTGCACGCTACGGGAAACAAACTGGAGATATCATGGTTGTGCTCGTCACAAGAGGCAAGGAGCTTCCAAATAAAAAGAACATCATTGAAGAAATTAGAGAGTCGATTCCAAACGTAAAATCGATCGTACAAAACATCAATCCAAAACGCACTAATGTCATCTTCGGTGATCAAACGATTGTCTTATGGGGAGACGAATACATTTATGATTCAATCGGGGATATCCGATTTGCGATATCTGCCCGCTCATTCTATCAAGTCAACCCGGATCAAACGAAAGTGCTGTATGATAAAGCGTTAGAATACGCTGATTTAAAAGGTGACGAAACCGTGATCGACGCCTATTGCGGCATCGGAACGATTTCACTGTTCCTCGCTCAAAAAGCAAAGCATGTCTACGGCGTGGAAATAGTCCCAGAGGCGATTTCTGATGCTAAGAAAAATGCTGAGATTAACGGCTTTACGAATGTAGACTTTGCAGTAGGTGAAGCAGAAAACGTCATGCCATGGTGGTACGCACAAGGCATCCGTCCAGATGTTATCGTCGTCGACCCGCCGCGTAAAGGCTGTGATGAAAAGCTTCTAGAAACAATTTTAAGTATGAAGCCAAAACGCGTTGTCTATGTATCCTGTAACCCAGCCACTCTAGCGCGAGATTTGCGAGTGTTAGAAGACGGAGGATATAAGACGAAGGAAGTGCAGCCAGTGGATATGTTTCCGCATTCAACACATGTAGAGACTGTTGCGGTACTAGAAGTAAAGAATTAATTAAAAGAGCCCAAGCTGGGCTCTTTTTTGAGTTTGTAGGGTTTTTTGGTCTATAGCATTAGGTTTCTATTTAATGTAAAGAAGACTCCTACTGTGTATTGCTAATAAGCGTTATTGATAAACATATTGGGCATGAGAATGTGAAAGTAATAACTGCATCTTCTATTGGGGATAACTATCATGAAACTCAGGGAGCAGATCTTCTTCTGCTTATGTACTCCAAAAAGAAAGGTGATTAGATATATGGAGGTCTTAAAAGAGTCAAGTATTATATTAGTGAGAATTATTACGATTTTCCCTTTATTTTTATTAATCACCCAGTATATGGGGAAGCGTTCCATTGGGGAAATGCCTATTTTCGATTTTCTTATTATTATGACCTTAGCCAATGTGGTAGGAGCTGACATTGCTGATCCAAGTGTAGATCACATTTATACTTATTTAGCTATTATCGTTATTCCACTAATACAAAGGTTTACTGCCTACTTATCGATTACGCACCGGAAAATAGGGAAAAAAATCACGTTTGAACCTACGTTGGTTATTCAAGATGGTAAGCTTTTAGTGGAAAACTTAAAAGGTATTAGATATACCATCGACAACGTGCTGCAAATGTTACGACAAAAAAATATATTTGATATAAGTGAAGTGAAAATTGCCATTATTGAAGCGAATGGGCAAATAAGTGTGTTGAAAAAAGAAAATAAATTAGGAGTAACCATTGAGGACTTTAATATAAAAAAGAAAAGTAAAAGTTTGTCTTATCCCTTAATCGTTGAAGGGAAAATTTACGAAGATATCTTAACTTATTTAGGTTTAAATCGACAATGGTTAATTTCTGAATTGCAAAAAAGAAGGGTTGCACAAGTCAATCGTGTCTTTTTCGCTTCCATTAATGACGACCAAGAACTCCACGTTTCTCTAAAAAATGAACAGCAGCAAATGCCGCCTATTTACAACTAACGGAGGGTATAGGTTATAATTTATTATTTTCAACCTTGTACAAAGATAGGGTTAATAGGAGGGGACTATTAGAGAAACGATTGCTTTTAAGGCAATCGTTTTTCATAATGGGTTCCTATTCTGTACCAATGAATGAGATTGTAGTTCATATTGTTTGCTTAAATTAAAAAGGACCTACGAAAAGAAGGGTACGTTTTATAAAGACAAAACTACTTCGTATAAACGAATGATATATTATCATGACTAAAGAATTTTATCCTGCAAAATCGTGCACAGAATGTCGGATGTCTAGATTAAATTCCTGCTATTCTATTGATGAAAGGGGGCATATAAATGGATTTGCTTCACCACATGAATACTGCAATGAAGTATATCGAGGAAAACCTTACTCGTGAGATAGACTTCAAGGTGGTGGCAAGGTTAGCTCACTGTTCTGAATATCATTTTAAAAGAATGTTTTCTTTCCTTGCACGAATATCGTTATCAGAATATATACGTCGCAGAAGACTAACATTAGCAGCATTAGAATTTCAAAATCATAACGTAAAAGTAATTGATGTTGCGATGAAATATGGGTACAACTCACCGGACTCTTTTACTAGAGCGTTTCTTAATGTACATGGAATCACACCATCAGAAGCAAGAAAAAACGGTAGGCAATTAAAAGCATATCCACCCATGACCTTTCAATTATCAATAAAAGGAGGAACTGAAATGAATTATCGTATTGTTGAAAAAGAAGGGTTTAACGTGGTTGGTGTTAAATTTGAAGTTGTGATGATTAATGAGATTCTAACACCAACTTACGAAAGTATGATATCAGCTATCAGTGATACTGAAATGAAAGAGTTAGAAGCTAGTTCGAATATAGAACCTTATGGTGTCGTTCATGTATCAGTAAATTACTCTGAAAGTAAGGAAGGAAAGGCAACTTTTAATCAATATATTGGAGCCGCTACATCAAAAGAGCCGCTAGAAAAATACTCTGTTTTAGAAGTACCTAGCTTATTGTGGGCAGTCTTTGAAATTGATGGGAACTGGGAGCATGTTGAAGAACAGTGGCAACGCATATACTCAGAGTGGCTACCTTCATCCTTATATGAATTGGCAGAAGGACCAGAAATACTAGCTAGCAAAGACCAAAAAAGTGAGATATGGATCTCTATTAAGGAAAAATAGGTATTTCTTGCTTTTAAGTATAAACATTGAGAGAAGCTGGTGAAACGGCTTCTCTCTATAATTGTTGACCCTTCTGCTTTGTCTCACTTTATTTGTCATAGATAGAACGGATCTGTGACCTGATCTCACGTCCATTTGTTGTTTGAAGAGCAAAAAACTTCGGCGGGGCAGGAATGGAGAAGCGTACATGGGAATGTGACATCTCCATAAGAAGTGTACCGATCTCCTTATGCTGACTATTTTTTATCGTAAGCCAAAATACTCTCTTTTCGTTCGCAGGTGTGCCCCATTGTTCTTTTTCAAGAGATTGGCGGAACAGAAGGAAACCAGCAATCACAAAATCATCCGCTTTCACTTCGGCTGCAGAATAGAAACCTGAATCTTCCACTTGCCGCCAGATAGGTCCCAGTAATTTTTCTGCGTACATACCGTAGGTAGCATCTTCATACTCTGGAAATAAGGTTTCAAATTCCACATGGTTGTCTTCAAGGATTCTCTCCCAGTTAGCTTCAACTTCTTCATTCAACGTTTTCTCAATTTCAGTTATGCTCATGTTCTGGCTCAATAAAGTCATAGGTTAATCCCCCTTCTTTTTGATTCATCCTTATCGTACAACCTTAAAGCAAATTGCAAAGTTTGTTATAATGAATAAGGAAGGTTAGTTAGGTTTAGAGGTCAAACCTTGCAAGTAAATTGAAGGAGATCATGCAATGGAGATACTTAAACCTGCCGACATTGCGGCGAAATTAAACGTAAGTACAAACACACTGCGTAACTACGAAGCTAAAGGACTTGTCCCTTCACCAAAACGAACAGCAAGTGGGTACCGTATTTACTCGAGTGTTCATCTTATCTATTTTTCGTGTGTAAAATCACTTTCTGATGGGTTTGGGATG carries:
- a CDS encoding diacylglycerol kinase, which translates into the protein MKKARLIYNPTSGREQIRKNLAYVLERLEKAGYETSAHATTGEGCAKRAAKLAAERGTDLVIAAGGDGTIFEVVNGLAELDERPMIGLIPAGTTNDFARALHIPKEIEKACDVLCDGHIEPIDIGRVNDKYFINIAAGGTLTELTYEVPSKMKTMVGQLAYYIKGLEKLPQIAPTHVKIEYDGKLFEGEIMMFLVSNTNSVGGFERLAPKASLQDGMFDFIVVKKISFPEFLHLTTLAMRGEHLNHPKVMYVQANRIKVQVESDMQLNLDGEYGGVLPAEFVNLYQHFQMLTPKNRKKRT
- the rlmD gene encoding 23S rRNA (uracil(1939)-C(5))-methyltransferase RlmD — protein: MSKQQAPVDKNQIIEVKIEDLTHDGAGVAKVDGYALFIPKALPGEKIKAKVVKVKKGYGFARVMETIEESPHRTEPPCPIYHQCGGCQLQHMSYEAQLTYKQKQVKDVLARIGQITDIPVHPTLGMNDPWRYRNKAQVPVGEEEGGLIAGFYQERSHRIIDMDECLIQHQENDDVVSKVKEIAKKYGIRGYDEDKHKGTLRHVVARYGKQTGDIMVVLVTRGKELPNKKNIIEEIRESIPNVKSIVQNINPKRTNVIFGDQTIVLWGDEYIYDSIGDIRFAISARSFYQVNPDQTKVLYDKALEYADLKGDETVIDAYCGIGTISLFLAQKAKHVYGVEIVPEAISDAKKNAEINGFTNVDFAVGEAENVMPWWYAQGIRPDVIVVDPPRKGCDEKLLETILSMKPKRVVYVSCNPATLARDLRVLEDGGYKTKEVQPVDMFPHSTHVETVAVLEVKN
- a CDS encoding DUF421 domain-containing protein translates to MEVLKESSIILVRIITIFPLFLLITQYMGKRSIGEMPIFDFLIIMTLANVVGADIADPSVDHIYTYLAIIVIPLIQRFTAYLSITHRKIGKKITFEPTLVIQDGKLLVENLKGIRYTIDNVLQMLRQKNIFDISEVKIAIIEANGQISVLKKENKLGVTIEDFNIKKKSKSLSYPLIVEGKIYEDILTYLGLNRQWLISELQKRRVAQVNRVFFASINDDQELHVSLKNEQQQMPPIYN
- a CDS encoding AraC family transcriptional regulator is translated as MDLLHHMNTAMKYIEENLTREIDFKVVARLAHCSEYHFKRMFSFLARISLSEYIRRRRLTLAALEFQNHNVKVIDVAMKYGYNSPDSFTRAFLNVHGITPSEARKNGRQLKAYPPMTFQLSIKGGTEMNYRIVEKEGFNVVGVKFEVVMINEILTPTYESMISAISDTEMKELEASSNIEPYGVVHVSVNYSESKEGKATFNQYIGAATSKEPLEKYSVLEVPSLLWAVFEIDGNWEHVEEQWQRIYSEWLPSSLYELAEGPEILASKDQKSEIWISIKEK
- a CDS encoding DUF6022 family protein, whose translation is MTLLSQNMSITEIEKTLNEEVEANWERILEDNHVEFETLFPEYEDATYGMYAEKLLGPIWRQVEDSGFYSAAEVKADDFVIAGFLLFRQSLEKEQWGTPANEKRVFWLTIKNSQHKEIGTLLMEMSHSHVRFSIPAPPKFFALQTTNGREIRSQIRSIYDK